From a region of the Osmia lignaria lignaria isolate PbOS001 chromosome 10, iyOsmLign1, whole genome shotgun sequence genome:
- the LOC117611565 gene encoding uncharacterized protein LOC117611565 isoform X1, with translation MKATFAVAFAAVFVTFAYGTRRVHCPPENDVDVTLLPNPDDCTTYYSCNQGIAWPMYCPGRLHFNAELRVCDSPEHAKCASPSLNIAAEKHRPTPPGTRPTPPGTRPTPPGTRPTPPGTRPPRPGTRPPRPGTRPPRPGTRPPHTTVPSTTVPPTTVPPTTVPPTTVPPTTVPPTTELPTTAWPTAVPPTTV, from the exons ATGAAAG cTACATTTGCGGTAGCATTTGCTGCTGTCTTCGTGACCTTTGCTTATGGCACCAGAAGGGTTCATTGCCCACCAGAAAATGATGTGGATGTTACTCTACTTCCAAATCCAGACGATTGCACCACTTACTACTCTTGCAACCAGGGCATAGCATGGCCAATGTATTGCCCTGGCCGTCTTCATTTCAACGCTGAATTAAGAGTTTGCGATTCACCCGAACACGCAAAATGCGCATCGCCAAGTTTAAACATCGCCGCGGAAAAACATCGACCCACACCCCCAGGAACCCGACCCACACCCCCAGGAACCCGACCCACACCCCCAGGAACCCGACCCACACCCCCAGGAACACGACCACCACGTCCAGGAACACGACCACCTCGTCCAGGAACACGACCACCACGTCCAGGAACACGACCACCACACACAACAGTACCATCCACAACAGTACCACCCACAACAGTACCACCCACAACAGTACCACCCACAACAGTACCACCCACAACAGTACCACCCACAACAGAACTACCTACAACAGCATGGCCTACAGCAGTACCACCCACGACCGTGTAA
- the LOC117611565 gene encoding uncharacterized protein LOC117611565 isoform X2, producing MKATFAVAFAAVFVTFAYGTRRVHCPPENDVDVTLLPNPDDCTTYYSCNQGIAWPMYCPGRLHFNAELRVCDSPEHAKCASPSLNIAAEKHRPTPPGTRPTPPGTRPTPPGTRPTPPGTRPPRPGTRPPPTTVPPTTVPPTTVPPTTVPPTTELPTTAWPTAVPPTTV from the exons ATGAAAG cTACATTTGCGGTAGCATTTGCTGCTGTCTTCGTGACCTTTGCTTATGGCACCAGAAGGGTTCATTGCCCACCAGAAAATGATGTGGATGTTACTCTACTTCCAAATCCAGACGATTGCACCACTTACTACTCTTGCAACCAGGGCATAGCATGGCCAATGTATTGCCCTGGCCGTCTTCATTTCAACGCTGAATTAAGAGTTTGCGATTCACCCGAACACGCAAAATGCGCATCGCCAAGTTTAAACATCGCCGCGGAAAAACATCGACCCACACCCCCAGGAACCCGACCCACACCCCCAGGAACCCGACCCACACCCCCAGGAACCCGACCCACACCCCCAGGAACACGACCACCACGTCCAGGAACACGACCAC CACCCACAACAGTACCACCCACAACAGTACCACCCACAACAGTACCACCCACAACAGTACCACCCACAACAGAACTACCTACAACAGCATGGCCTACAGCAGTACCACCCACGACCGTGTAA